The Methylophilus sp. TWE2 region CTGAGTAAGCCCGATTGCTCTTTGCGCCACCTGACCACGACAAGGTGTCCAAACTATCCTGACGCATTCATCTTCAACAATATTTGCTTGCGGGGTTACACCTTCTGGGATGCAAACCAGGATTTCGCCAGGAACACTCAAACCATTTCTTAAGTACTGTATGGTTTGCTCTAGCTCTGCTCCTGCCAAGGTCGCAATAACGACTGAAACAGGAAGCGTCTGCCTGCTGTTATTCCCTTCCATTTTCATCTTTCATTTCTGACAAGCAGGTCAGTAACACCTCTGGCCTTAACGTTGAAAAGACGCCATTACAATACTCTATGATGCCTGGTATCTGGTCATTTGAAGGGTAGTCAGTTTCTTTTACGAGCTGAATAAACTCATCTTCGGTTTGAATAACCGGATGTTGTGGCTCACTAAAGAGTGGATCCAGTGTCATCTCACCACTCAATGAGACATATATCGGTCCAGACCCAGCCATCACCGAAGATATAACCGCAGAACTCCCACGGTAAAGCACCCACTTCGCCTGTTTCGCATCCTCTTCCAGACTTGAGGAAGATAAAATAATATTTGGCGGCAACTTGGCCAGAAATGTATACTTTTTCAATAACGAGCTAAATGGTAGCACCGGATGCAAACGCCATATAAATCGTATATGCGGCAGCCTGAGTGCGCAATTGAGTGAAAACTTAAACATGAAGGCCGTCTCGTAATCTAGCCCTTCAGGAATCACTAAACAACTTGGCTGTTGTTCTTTTGCTGCGGTCTCTTCTGCTGATAAAGTTAACCGATTCCCAGCTCTTAGGGACCCCAGATTGGTGATAACCTGATTTGTACCCTTTAATGAGATTGAAAGTGCCTGGAGTGCCAACTCTCCAGAAGTGAAGACAATATCGGGATCACAAGCGCCACTTACAAAGCGCTTAAGCCCATGCTGCAATCTGAAGAGTGTGCTATGTTGATAGCCAGCGCGGCGTGTCGCGGGCGAATGTTTTCGCGTTTGCAAAAAAACAGCCCTTTCCCAGGCATGTCCCTCAAAGGTTGTCATGACCAGTTTAGCTTTCGACTGTTTGGCAATATGGCTCACTTGCAATCCGATACGCATGGCATTAGAAGAAGCTGAGGATAAAGCCTCGGCTGCGGCAGCTATTCTTATGCGTGACTTGATGGAATCATCACGGACTTTTGGCAGCAGCATGGATGACTCTCTTAACAAGCCGAATAACATCTTAAGTTCTGCCCAAAAGCCAAGACTATTTGGCAGCACCACTCGCTTCAAGCCAACGTTGGACTGAAGCAGCTGGTAAGTGGCATTGCTTGAGTGATTTGTCTGATCAATCAGAATCTGAGTCACTTTATATCCATTGTTTATCAGTATTTCCGGCAAATCTCCAAAATAAATATCTGAATCAATGCTCATTTGCTGAGTATTCAACAAATGAGAAACAATAATGATATCGGCCTGTGTTGGTTGATACCGCCCCTTAAAGCAACTGATAAGAGTTGCTTTTACTCCACGGGCCAACTGACGCAAAGTTCTGACAAATTCGACCAGGCTTCTTTTTATACCTAGCCACTGATATCTTGTGCCAATAATCGGCGCATCGAATATCTTTTCGTAGTGTTTTAAGAAAATCGGATGCTCGCGAATGACATGAAGCCATGAAATTGAAACGCGGCACAACGAGTGTGAAGCCTCAGTCAAAAGGACATCACACTCCTCGGTCAAAGTCTGGAATTGTTTTTCATTCATAGCAGAGGGCTACGAAAATAGGATATTGCAAAAAACCAAATCAGGCTTTCTGTTTATAACGCTCGTTCAGTACTTCTTCATCAATTTCCTTGGCATCAGCCAAATTGAAGAGATCAGTATTGGAAAGTTTTACAGCTTCTTCCGCTGGCAGGTTATGCCGATTGGTGTATACCAAAGCATCTGCGTGTGGAAGCAATTGGTCACACTGGTTGCAATAAGGGAACATTTCGAATTGTTTTTGCCGGTGTGCATAGCGGAGCAAGCGATACTTGGGCCCATTCAAAATTTCCAGAACCGGTGTAGTAAACGCATTACCAAGAATAATCTGGTTGTTGTAATCGTAACAACAAGGAATCACTTCCCCGTTCCACTGAATCTGTAACGGCCCATTCTCAGGACGACCGCAGGTATTCTTGATTTCAACTTCCTCAACACGATCGCGGTAGTCCCTGCCATCACCAAAGTTGTGTGGGCGCCAGATTTCGATCGCGTCCACTATTGATTCCCAAAACTCGCGGAATTTACCCGTATCCGCCTTGTTTTCTTCCATTTCCAGGTAGGAAACCTGAATCTTAGTTTTAGCTCCCAACTCGTCGCGTAACTTCAAAAACTCCATCATGCCAGTCATGGTTTTATTAAAGTCCAGACCCTGCATCACCGCATTGTAGGTTTCCGGGGACATACCATAAAAACTGATGCGAATTTCATCCAGGCCAGCTTCAAGAATTGTCCTTGCCCGCTTGCTGTTTAGAATAGAACCATTAGAAATGATATATGTGGATAAACCTTTTGATTTGGCGTATTTGATTTTCAGTTCGAGGCGCTTATCCAGCATAGGCTCACCAAAGCCAGTCAAAACGATTTTCTTCGCGCCCAGCGCCACGACCTCATCAATGCTCTTTTCATACAAGGCCTGGTCCATAATGCCATGCTCCCTGGCATGTTCATGCTTATCCCTGGGACACATGATGCAGGAAGCATTGCAATGATCCGTCACTTCATACCGAACTTCAGGATGTAACAATTCAGTAATCGGCGCATCAAAAGGAATTGTCTTAACGAAAGCTTCTGCATTTTTACCTGGCAAGTCAACACTACCGTCATTCAGCAAACTCCGGGTGCCGTATTTGTCTTCGCTGTGAATTGGAATAATGACAGACTTGGAATTCATGCTACCTGGCCCTTTTATAAAACCTTCAAAGTATACCTTCGATTATTAATATCAGCAAAGAAAGCCGCCAAAGTCTTGACACTTATGTAGCCAGTTGCCGCTTGAAATGCATCTTCTCTTATCTTAATCAGAAAAAAGTGAGGCTGATCCTAACCATGAAACACATCAAGTACATCGTTTTTAATTTTGAAGATGGAGGGTCTGGCCATGATCATTTTACTTTCCACGCTCAGTAGGGTTGGCGAAGACTGGAGTTTATCAAACGCTGTTAAATGCACGCCTCCAGGGGCTATGTGTGCATCATCAACAAATACCTGTTTATTATCCATATCAAATAGCGTTAGCTTTATGTGCTGTTTTTTATCAGTAGGATTGGCAATAGCGAGCTCATAATCGTTGTTCGGAATGAACTGATATTGCAATGCATATCGCCTTTTAAGCCAACTACAGCCGCCAAGCATTTCGAGTCTGGAGCCATTGAGTGAGACTGCATCGAGATTTCCGTGCACATAGGATCTAAGCGGAGCATCCCGATACTGATAACTGACATAACCTCGTTCTGCAAGGAAAGAGCCCAGATGACTGATCACATCAGGGGTCACCA contains the following coding sequences:
- a CDS encoding radical SAM/SPASM domain-containing protein — encoded protein: MNSKSVIIPIHSEDKYGTRSLLNDGSVDLPGKNAEAFVKTIPFDAPITELLHPEVRYEVTDHCNASCIMCPRDKHEHAREHGIMDQALYEKSIDEVVALGAKKIVLTGFGEPMLDKRLELKIKYAKSKGLSTYIISNGSILNSKRARTILEAGLDEIRISFYGMSPETYNAVMQGLDFNKTMTGMMEFLKLRDELGAKTKIQVSYLEMEENKADTGKFREFWESIVDAIEIWRPHNFGDGRDYRDRVEEVEIKNTCGRPENGPLQIQWNGEVIPCCYDYNNQIILGNAFTTPVLEILNGPKYRLLRYAHRQKQFEMFPYCNQCDQLLPHADALVYTNRHNLPAEEAVKLSNTDLFNLADAKEIDEEVLNERYKQKA